Proteins encoded within one genomic window of Polynucleobacter duraquae:
- the bioB gene encoding biotin synthase BioB, with product MQATQTIEKPLTQVKSQKDLHKEVDALGAWSVAQVEALFALPFSDLMFKAQETHRANFPDGDVELATLLSIKTGGCPEDCGYCPQAARYDTDVKANKLMDLDEVLEAAKAAKAAGSNRFCMGAAWREPKDRDIEKVTAMIKGVKALGLETCATLGMLEPNQAQALQEAGLDFYNHNLDTSEDFYRSVISTRGYQDRLDTISNVRAVGMLVCCGGIVGMGESREQRASFLARLANLSPYPESVPINHLVPVAGTPLADQKPLDPLEFVRTIAVARITMPRARVRLSAGRQELGRAVQAMCFQAGANSIFYGEQLLTTGNPEAEQDRELLAELGLKTKQSSKTEVLV from the coding sequence ATGCAGGCCACCCAAACTATTGAAAAACCCCTCACCCAAGTCAAATCTCAAAAGGATTTACATAAAGAGGTTGACGCTTTGGGTGCTTGGTCAGTAGCCCAGGTTGAGGCTCTATTTGCTCTGCCATTTAGTGATTTGATGTTTAAGGCACAAGAGACCCATCGTGCCAACTTCCCTGATGGTGATGTGGAATTGGCTACGCTTTTGTCAATCAAGACCGGCGGTTGTCCCGAGGATTGTGGATATTGTCCTCAGGCGGCTCGTTATGACACTGATGTCAAGGCGAACAAGTTGATGGATTTAGATGAGGTGCTTGAGGCTGCCAAAGCTGCCAAAGCTGCCGGATCAAACCGTTTTTGCATGGGTGCTGCTTGGCGGGAGCCCAAAGATCGTGATATTGAAAAAGTCACTGCCATGATCAAGGGTGTGAAGGCTTTGGGTCTTGAAACCTGTGCGACTCTGGGGATGCTGGAGCCCAATCAGGCTCAAGCCCTCCAAGAGGCTGGCTTAGACTTCTACAACCACAACCTGGATACCAGTGAGGACTTCTACCGCTCAGTGATCTCTACTCGGGGCTATCAAGACCGTTTGGACACGATCTCTAATGTGCGTGCTGTAGGCATGTTAGTGTGCTGCGGGGGGATTGTGGGCATGGGTGAGTCTCGTGAGCAACGTGCATCCTTCTTGGCGCGTTTGGCTAATTTAAGTCCGTATCCAGAGTCGGTGCCAATTAACCATTTGGTCCCAGTGGCAGGAACCCCTTTGGCAGATCAGAAACCCTTGGATCCGCTTGAATTTGTGAGAACCATTGCTGTAGCTCGTATCACTATGCCGCGTGCGCGTGTGCGCCTCTCGGCTGGACGTCAGGAGTTGGGTAGGGCAGTTCAGGCCATGTGCTTCCAGGCTGGGGCTAATTCGATTTTCTATGGTGAGCAACTACTCACTACCGGTAATCCTGAGGCAGAACAAGACCGCGAGCTATTGGCTGAACTAGGTTTGAAGACTAAGCAAAGTAGCAAAACAGAGGTTTTAGTCTAG
- the ftsL gene encoding cell division protein FtsL has translation MNRATLTLLVLLLVCALSLVAAQQRARKLFISLDRAQIEERKLNQDWLRLEYEQRNLSKSARIRDVARNQLHMAPISPERTLYLKEAR, from the coding sequence TTGAATCGCGCTACGCTGACCTTATTAGTGTTGCTATTAGTTTGCGCACTTTCTTTGGTAGCAGCACAACAGCGTGCACGTAAATTATTTATTTCCTTAGATCGCGCACAAATCGAGGAGCGCAAACTCAACCAAGACTGGCTACGCTTGGAGTATGAGCAGCGCAATCTATCAAAGTCTGCACGAATTCGCGATGTTGCTCGCAATCAGTTGCACATGGCCCCCATATCTCCAGAGCGTACTTTGTACTTAAAGGAGGCTAGATGA
- the bioA gene encoding adenosylmethionine--8-amino-7-oxononanoate transaminase codes for MKLISDPNQTSLVDRSLDAVWHPCTQMKHHESLPLIAITKGKGAWLFDDQGNALLDCISSWWTNLFGHSNPRINQAITSQLEKIEHVMLAGFTHPPVVELSEKLSALTQGQLGHVFFASDGASAVEIALKMSHHFWRLNNHPQKKKFVCLENGYHGETLGALAVTDVAIFREAYGSLLQDVFTVPSPDSRKAQPGESADDVAMRAAEKLEELLKAEHHHIAAIIIEPLVQCAGQMAMYSPEYLRLVRALCDRYNIHLIADEIAVGCGRSGKFFACEHAGIWPDFLTLSKGISGGYLPLSLSMTTDKIYQAFYGDQLQQGFLHSHSYTGNPMACAAALACLDIFETESVLEKNIERSKDLANAFAWAKVDPRIEHWRQQGMILAFDVKPESLQRKTIFSREVFSAGMAEGILIRPIGNTIYVMPPYILSSEETMRMGISVQRALNQVLV; via the coding sequence ATGAAGCTTATTTCTGATCCAAATCAAACCTCTCTGGTTGATCGCAGCCTAGATGCTGTTTGGCATCCCTGCACTCAGATGAAGCATCACGAGTCATTACCATTAATTGCCATTACTAAAGGTAAGGGTGCTTGGCTCTTTGATGACCAGGGCAATGCCCTCCTCGATTGCATTAGCTCCTGGTGGACTAATCTATTTGGCCACTCCAATCCGCGCATCAATCAGGCCATTACAAGTCAACTTGAAAAAATTGAGCATGTCATGCTCGCTGGATTTACCCATCCTCCTGTAGTAGAGCTATCCGAAAAACTATCTGCTTTAACTCAAGGCCAATTGGGTCACGTATTTTTTGCATCCGATGGTGCGTCTGCAGTAGAGATTGCTTTGAAGATGAGCCACCACTTCTGGCGACTAAATAATCATCCCCAAAAGAAAAAATTTGTCTGCCTAGAAAATGGCTATCACGGTGAAACTTTAGGCGCATTAGCAGTCACTGATGTTGCGATATTTCGAGAAGCATATGGATCGCTATTGCAAGATGTCTTTACCGTGCCTTCACCTGATTCACGAAAAGCGCAGCCTGGTGAAAGTGCTGACGATGTCGCCATGCGAGCAGCAGAAAAATTAGAAGAGTTACTGAAGGCAGAGCATCATCATATCGCCGCAATCATTATTGAGCCGCTCGTTCAATGCGCTGGTCAAATGGCAATGTACTCTCCTGAATATTTACGCCTTGTAAGGGCACTCTGTGACCGTTACAACATTCATCTCATCGCCGATGAGATCGCAGTAGGCTGTGGTCGATCGGGAAAGTTTTTTGCTTGTGAACATGCGGGAATTTGGCCAGACTTCCTGACACTCTCTAAAGGTATTAGTGGCGGGTATCTTCCGCTCTCGCTCTCGATGACGACTGACAAAATTTATCAGGCCTTCTATGGCGATCAACTGCAACAAGGTTTCTTGCACTCGCATTCCTATACAGGTAACCCAATGGCATGTGCTGCTGCACTTGCCTGCTTAGACATTTTCGAAACTGAATCTGTTCTTGAAAAAAATATTGAACGCAGCAAAGATCTCGCTAATGCATTTGCTTGGGCAAAAGTAGATCCTCGCATCGAACATTGGCGTCAGCAAGGCATGATCCTGGCATTTGATGTCAAACCTGAATCACTCCAGCGTAAAACTATTTTTTCAAGAGAGGTGTTTTCTGCAGGAATGGCAGAAGGTATTCTCATCAGACCCATTGGTAATACGATTTACGTCATGCCGCCGTATATTCTCTCCTCAGAAGAAACGATGCGAATGGGTATCTCTGTACAGCGCGCTCTCAATCAGGTGTTGGTATGA
- the bioD gene encoding dethiobiotin synthase: MTLRTSAGFFITGTDTEVGKTLVSGALILKLREDGIRTIGFKPVVAGTYVDASGQKLNEDLETLRIASGLNTREQSLCPFVLDVAAAPHIVAQQNKVHLDATRILDEFNTLTSVFDSVVVEGVGGFLVPLNEQEDLGDVAQAMDLPVILVVGMRLGCINHALLTCEAMVSRQLTIAGWVANTLSEEMPSLAENIQTLKDRIFAPFLGIIPNLPPHLQKSENAPYSIEALRFAAGHIKLPE, from the coding sequence ATGACACTAAGAACATCTGCCGGTTTTTTTATTACTGGTACTGATACTGAAGTTGGCAAAACTTTGGTCAGCGGTGCACTCATTCTAAAACTTAGAGAGGATGGTATTCGCACCATAGGCTTCAAACCGGTGGTTGCAGGGACTTATGTTGATGCTAGCGGCCAAAAACTCAATGAAGACTTGGAGACATTGCGCATTGCTTCAGGATTAAATACTCGCGAGCAAAGTCTTTGTCCATTTGTTCTAGATGTGGCGGCAGCTCCACATATCGTTGCCCAGCAAAATAAGGTGCATTTAGATGCCACCCGAATCTTAGATGAATTCAATACATTGACCTCGGTATTTGATTCGGTAGTGGTTGAAGGTGTAGGTGGGTTTTTAGTCCCACTGAACGAGCAGGAAGATTTGGGGGATGTAGCGCAGGCAATGGATTTACCAGTCATTCTCGTAGTAGGTATGCGCTTGGGCTGTATAAATCACGCCCTACTCACTTGTGAAGCAATGGTGTCGCGCCAGTTGACAATTGCGGGCTGGGTAGCCAACACGCTGTCAGAGGAAATGCCTTCATTAGCAGAAAATATTCAAACCTTAAAGGATCGAATTTTTGCGCCTTTTTTGGGCATTATTCCTAACCTGCCTCCGCATCTTCAGAAATCAGAGAATGCCCCCTATTCCATTGAGGCCTTACGATTTGCTGCGGGACACATAAAACTGCCTGAATAA
- a CDS encoding aminotransferase class I/II-fold pyridoxal phosphate-dependent enzyme, whose translation MSTNFKARAMAEHQIDDLDAQLLRRKLRSTASPCDTKARVDQRELKAFCSNDYLGLANHPELVAALAEGAKRYGVGSGASHLISGHSIAHDLLEKKLAACESKYIPNARALFFSTGYLANINAITGLSKLANQGEVSIYSAKLNHASLIDGVRLASSQTKAKVTLFDHQNLDFLEEVLQQDAHPLKLIVVDGVFSMDGDIAPVKNLLRIAEQYDALLMVDDAHGFGVLGEQGHGILEQSAVHSERIIYVGTLGKAAGVSGAFICATAPFIEWLIQKGRPYIYSTATPPAIAHTLITSLELIEGKEGITRRKQLNQLIQIWRDEMTFQHWEKTPSSTPIQPVILGSNASALAAAKLLDEAGYWIPAIRPPTVPVGSSRLRITFSANHSVDDLRELIKTLQVIEQEVKSNL comes from the coding sequence ATGAGTACAAACTTTAAAGCTCGAGCTATGGCAGAGCACCAGATTGACGACCTAGATGCGCAATTACTTAGACGTAAATTGCGTAGCACCGCGTCACCCTGTGATACCAAGGCTCGGGTTGACCAACGAGAACTCAAAGCGTTTTGTAGTAACGACTACTTGGGCCTAGCAAATCATCCTGAATTAGTTGCTGCGCTTGCCGAAGGTGCAAAACGATATGGGGTTGGTAGCGGTGCGTCACACTTAATCAGTGGCCACAGCATTGCGCATGATCTACTTGAAAAAAAATTAGCGGCTTGTGAGAGTAAATATATTCCCAATGCAAGAGCACTATTTTTTAGTACTGGCTATCTTGCCAACATCAATGCGATTACCGGTCTAAGTAAACTTGCTAATCAAGGTGAAGTCAGTATTTATTCAGCCAAACTCAATCATGCCTCTTTGATTGATGGTGTACGTCTAGCAAGTTCACAAACTAAAGCTAAAGTGACTTTGTTTGATCACCAAAATCTCGATTTTCTAGAAGAAGTATTACAGCAAGATGCGCACCCACTTAAATTGATTGTGGTCGATGGAGTCTTCAGTATGGATGGGGATATTGCGCCCGTTAAAAATCTACTTCGTATTGCTGAACAATATGATGCGCTGCTGATGGTAGATGATGCGCATGGCTTTGGCGTACTTGGCGAACAGGGCCATGGCATTCTGGAGCAATCGGCCGTGCATTCAGAAAGGATTATTTATGTTGGCACGCTTGGAAAAGCAGCTGGTGTCAGCGGCGCATTTATTTGTGCAACTGCGCCTTTTATTGAATGGCTTATCCAAAAAGGGCGCCCTTATATTTACAGTACCGCTACACCACCTGCGATTGCACACACCCTAATTACTAGCTTGGAACTCATCGAGGGTAAGGAAGGTATTACGCGTCGTAAACAATTAAATCAATTGATTCAAATTTGGCGCGATGAAATGACTTTCCAGCACTGGGAAAAAACACCCTCATCAACCCCAATTCAGCCTGTGATCTTAGGAAGCAATGCCAGTGCATTGGCAGCCGCCAAGCTCTTGGATGAGGCAGGTTATTGGATTCCAGCAATTCGACCGCCTACCGTACCCGTCGGTAGCTCGCGTCTACGCATCACTTTTTCTGCAAATCATAGTGTTGATGATTTACGAGAGCTGATCAAGACATTGCAAGTAATTGAGCAAGAAGTAAAAAGTAATTTATGA
- the mraZ gene encoding division/cell wall cluster transcriptional repressor MraZ, translated as MFQGASALNLDAKGRMSVPAKHRDALLVQGEGRITLTKHPDGCLLLFPRPEWETFRSRVAQLPMDAHWWRRIFLGNAAEVDLDGAGRILVSPELRSAAGIEKEVMLLGMGSHLELWDAATYAAKEQAAIAQGMPEALKQFNF; from the coding sequence GTGTTTCAAGGTGCTTCAGCTCTCAATTTAGATGCAAAAGGCCGCATGTCCGTGCCGGCAAAGCATCGTGACGCCTTGTTAGTTCAAGGTGAGGGCCGAATTACGCTCACAAAACACCCTGACGGATGCCTGCTGCTATTCCCTCGACCTGAGTGGGAAACCTTCCGCTCACGTGTTGCGCAATTGCCAATGGATGCCCATTGGTGGCGTCGCATCTTTCTTGGCAACGCTGCAGAAGTCGATTTGGATGGCGCTGGAAGAATTTTGGTGAGCCCAGAGTTGCGATCAGCCGCCGGCATTGAAAAAGAAGTGATGCTGCTCGGCATGGGCAGTCATCTAGAGTTGTGGGACGCCGCTACTTACGCTGCAAAAGAACAGGCTGCCATCGCACAAGGTATGCCTGAAGCCCTGAAGCAATTTAATTTTTGA
- the coq7 gene encoding 2-polyprenyl-3-methyl-6-methoxy-1,4-benzoquinone monooxygenase codes for MALIDRFITEFDTALRSVVGGAHAHRPMPGSNTPSSGLLDTKEREHAAGLMRVNHVGEVCAQALYQAQKLVARNPEIRQMLDDSGQEEMDHLAWCETRLQELGSHTSYLNPIWYAGSFAIGLVAGLAGDKWSLGFVAETEKQVENHLESHLETLPLEDERSRAIVDQMRIDEIEHGQAAILAGGADLPKPIQSLMQVMSKVMTSTAYKI; via the coding sequence ATGGCACTAATTGATCGCTTCATTACTGAGTTTGATACAGCCCTACGTTCGGTAGTCGGGGGCGCTCATGCTCATCGCCCAATGCCGGGTTCAAATACGCCATCTAGTGGATTATTGGATACCAAAGAGAGAGAACATGCAGCTGGGTTAATGCGCGTGAATCATGTGGGCGAGGTCTGCGCTCAAGCTCTTTATCAAGCTCAAAAATTAGTAGCACGCAACCCTGAAATTCGGCAGATGTTAGATGACTCTGGCCAAGAAGAGATGGATCATTTAGCTTGGTGCGAAACACGCCTCCAAGAGTTGGGCTCACACACTAGTTATCTCAACCCAATTTGGTATGCAGGATCCTTTGCAATCGGCTTGGTTGCTGGCTTAGCGGGCGATAAGTGGAGTCTTGGATTTGTTGCTGAAACAGAAAAACAGGTAGAGAATCACCTCGAGAGTCATCTCGAAACATTGCCTTTAGAAGATGAACGTTCTCGTGCAATTGTTGATCAAATGCGCATCGATGAAATTGAGCATGGACAGGCCGCCATTTTGGCTGGTGGGGCGGACTTACCGAAGCCCATTCAGAGTCTGATGCAGGTCATGTCTAAAGTGATGACAAGCACTGCTTATAAAATTTAG
- a CDS encoding UDP-N-acetylmuramoyl-L-alanyl-D-glutamate--2,6-diaminopimelate ligase — protein MMAMVYIEPHLLISHLRDLTSANAKVTADSRQIRSGDIFFAYAVGHGNALRDGRDYIAAALANGAAAVVFDPADGIANEYLDHPGCFAIENLTVLAGQLCAEWYDYPSKNLNVIGVTGTNGKTSITQWLAQAMDEPNHRTAVLGTLGTGFPGALVQTGYTTPDAPQLQTQLKELLDTGAQNLAIEISSHALDQDRVAGLDVRSAVFTNLTQDHLDYHGTMGEYAEAKAKLFTLPQLKNAVINFDDVFGRELAMKLLAGDGPQVWGYALSSNAFTGFEKFGDRLKRSHGENTVFTNAGYESQFNCDAIGSSAIQLAVLGEFNLSNCLAVWTVLLAQGMSPGDASKRMNKLSAVPGRMEVIHLNKTQRTEGPLIVVDYAHTPDALTKALNALRPIANQRNGKVWCVFGCGGDRDSGKRPQMGRVAQELADHIVITSDNPRSEDSASIIAMIQSGMSGDLGNVQALPDRAAAIMAAVRHADVKDIVLVAGKGHESTQEINGKKFDFSDQEHIRLAAGGSV, from the coding sequence ATGATGGCAATGGTCTATATTGAACCCCATCTCTTAATTTCACATCTACGTGATCTCACTTCAGCGAATGCAAAAGTGACTGCGGATAGCCGTCAAATTCGTTCTGGTGATATCTTCTTTGCATACGCTGTTGGTCATGGTAATGCCCTGCGAGATGGTCGTGATTACATTGCAGCTGCCCTAGCAAATGGTGCAGCGGCAGTAGTGTTCGATCCTGCTGATGGTATTGCGAATGAATACTTAGATCATCCAGGATGTTTTGCTATCGAGAATTTAACAGTCTTAGCTGGACAACTCTGCGCAGAGTGGTATGACTACCCAAGCAAAAATCTCAATGTCATTGGTGTCACAGGTACCAATGGAAAAACCAGTATTACTCAGTGGCTGGCACAGGCTATGGATGAACCTAATCATCGCACTGCAGTATTGGGTACATTGGGTACTGGGTTTCCGGGTGCACTCGTTCAGACTGGTTACACCACGCCAGATGCACCGCAATTGCAGACTCAATTAAAAGAATTGCTTGATACAGGAGCTCAGAATCTTGCTATAGAGATTTCTTCTCATGCATTAGATCAAGATCGTGTTGCTGGATTGGATGTTCGTAGTGCTGTATTTACCAATTTGACTCAAGATCATTTGGATTATCACGGCACTATGGGGGAGTACGCTGAAGCAAAAGCAAAGCTATTTACATTGCCTCAACTTAAAAATGCTGTCATTAATTTTGATGATGTGTTCGGACGAGAATTAGCGATGAAGCTCCTTGCTGGCGACGGTCCTCAAGTATGGGGCTATGCCTTAAGCAGTAATGCATTTACTGGATTTGAAAAATTTGGTGATCGCCTAAAGCGTAGCCATGGGGAAAACACTGTATTTACAAATGCTGGTTATGAATCTCAATTTAATTGCGATGCTATAGGCTCAAGCGCCATTCAGCTTGCGGTTTTAGGTGAATTCAATCTCAGCAATTGCCTTGCTGTTTGGACCGTTCTACTAGCTCAAGGTATGAGTCCAGGTGATGCTTCTAAACGCATGAATAAGCTAAGTGCCGTTCCAGGGCGTATGGAAGTGATTCACCTGAATAAAACTCAGAGAACTGAAGGCCCACTGATTGTGGTGGACTATGCACATACACCAGATGCCCTTACTAAAGCATTGAACGCATTACGCCCAATTGCAAATCAACGTAATGGAAAAGTATGGTGTGTCTTTGGTTGCGGCGGTGATCGAGACTCAGGTAAGCGTCCCCAAATGGGTCGTGTAGCTCAAGAGCTTGCTGATCACATCGTGATTACAAGTGATAACCCTAGATCTGAAGATTCAGCATCCATTATTGCCATGATTCAATCTGGTATGTCAGGTGATTTGGGAAATGTTCAAGCGCTGCCTGATAGGGCAGCCGCCATTATGGCTGCGGTACGACATGCTGATGTCAAAGATATTGTTTTGGTTGCTGGTAAAGGCCATGAGTCTACTCAAGAAATCAATGGCAAGAAATTTGATTTTTCCGATCAAGAGCACATTCGATTGGCAGCGGGGGGTAGCGTATGA
- the rsmH gene encoding 16S rRNA (cytosine(1402)-N(4))-methyltransferase RsmH: MNITHRPVLLAEAVTALVSGPLITSPAASKNLLLIDGTFGRGGHTQALLARLPANARMISFDKDLDAIAVAEKIKDSRLRIVHDSFAQMDQYAGLESVDGILLDLGISSPQVDEAHRGFSFRKDGPLDMRMNTDLGLTAAEWLEQASQEDITHVIKTYGEERFAFQIAKAIVAKREEGLSPKTTLQLAGLVAGVVRTREVGQDPATRTFQALRIYINRELEDLELGLKAALNLLKPGARLAVISFHSLEDRIVKQFLQSHAKVEVPRGLPVRDRDLPQSALEIIGRVKPSDEEVRENPRARSAIMRVAEKRTGVSA, encoded by the coding sequence ATGAACATAACTCATCGCCCAGTATTACTGGCCGAGGCGGTGACAGCGCTGGTCAGTGGACCGCTGATCACCTCCCCCGCAGCTTCAAAAAATCTACTTTTGATCGATGGAACCTTTGGGCGCGGTGGCCATACTCAAGCCCTGTTAGCGCGACTACCTGCAAATGCGCGAATGATTTCTTTCGACAAGGATTTGGATGCGATCGCAGTAGCAGAAAAAATCAAGGACTCTCGTTTACGCATTGTTCACGACAGTTTTGCGCAGATGGATCAGTACGCAGGCCTAGAATCAGTCGATGGAATTTTGCTAGATCTCGGCATCAGCTCTCCACAAGTGGACGAAGCACATCGTGGATTTTCTTTTCGCAAGGATGGTCCGCTCGATATGCGCATGAATACGGATCTGGGCTTGACAGCAGCGGAATGGTTGGAGCAAGCATCGCAAGAGGACATCACCCACGTGATTAAGACTTATGGTGAGGAGCGTTTTGCATTTCAGATTGCTAAAGCTATTGTGGCAAAGCGAGAGGAAGGCTTATCTCCAAAAACAACCTTGCAATTAGCAGGCCTAGTAGCTGGCGTGGTACGCACAAGAGAAGTTGGTCAAGATCCTGCGACTCGAACTTTTCAAGCACTCCGTATTTATATTAATCGTGAGTTAGAAGATTTGGAGCTTGGATTAAAAGCAGCGCTCAATTTATTAAAGCCAGGCGCACGCTTGGCAGTGATTAGTTTTCACTCTCTCGAAGATCGGATTGTGAAACAGTTTTTGCAGTCGCATGCCAAAGTTGAAGTGCCACGTGGACTACCTGTCCGCGATCGAGATTTACCTCAAAGTGCTCTAGAAATTATTGGGCGTGTCAAGCCAAGTGATGAAGAGGTTCGAGAAAACCCCCGTGCTCGTTCCGCCATCATGCGTGTTGCTGAAAAACGTACAGGGGTATCAGCTTGA
- a CDS encoding peptidoglycan D,D-transpeptidase FtsI family protein, with product MRTVGFSTTPNLVLRLPMWRSRLMLFMLFFVFMLLLIRAFWIQGPGNAFYEAKGVRGTQRELELPASRGKILDRNGQVIATSLEAKSVIAYNDTVPDDLAVDKVQKLAKLLQLSESELRKKLKEDRKQIFLKRQVDPAVAQQIKQLEIPGIGLNNEYRRFYPEGEAMAHVVGFTSVEDRGQEGMELSREKELAGHPGARRVVVDRLGRVVEEVAILQLPQNGKDLQLSIDSKIQFLAYNAVKNAVEQHRASAGGAVVLDTQTGEILALANYPSYNPNDRKKLTGEQLRNRILTDTFEPGSTIKPLTVAIALEKGAITPNTNMAIGAKYLVGPKPITDTHPYSNLTISQIIQKSSNIGTAKIAMNNLSAEEMWNFYTSVGLGQAPKIGFPGAVAGTVHPYKKWMPTDQARISFGYGISGSLFQVARAYTIFARDGELVPLTIERSPQFKPGTHIISAKTAIEMRNMMESVTEPGGTAIKAQAEGYRVGGKTGTAHKLVGKGYGNKYRAYFAGLAPISAPRIVVAVMIDEPTAGSHYGGDVAAPVFSTIVSETLRTLNVLPDSNMKQMTLQDKNPTEIQIATVKTNVAVLKR from the coding sequence ATGAGGACTGTAGGTTTTTCAACTACGCCCAATCTAGTATTGCGTCTGCCAATGTGGCGGTCACGCCTAATGCTATTCATGTTGTTCTTCGTGTTCATGCTGCTGTTAATCCGCGCTTTTTGGATTCAGGGTCCGGGTAATGCTTTTTATGAAGCCAAAGGTGTACGTGGTACACAGCGTGAATTGGAGTTACCTGCTTCCCGTGGAAAGATATTAGATCGTAATGGCCAAGTGATTGCTACGAGCTTAGAGGCAAAGTCGGTGATCGCTTATAACGATACTGTCCCCGATGATTTAGCTGTAGATAAGGTTCAGAAGTTGGCCAAACTATTGCAGCTAAGTGAATCTGAATTACGTAAAAAGTTAAAAGAGGATCGCAAGCAGATTTTTTTGAAGCGCCAAGTAGATCCAGCAGTAGCGCAACAGATTAAGCAATTGGAAATTCCGGGGATTGGCTTAAATAACGAATACCGTCGCTTTTATCCAGAAGGTGAAGCGATGGCACACGTTGTTGGCTTTACAAGCGTGGAAGATCGTGGCCAAGAGGGCATGGAACTCTCAAGAGAAAAAGAGTTGGCTGGGCACCCAGGCGCTCGTCGAGTAGTTGTAGATCGCCTAGGTCGCGTTGTTGAAGAGGTTGCTATTTTGCAGCTCCCGCAAAACGGTAAGGATTTACAACTTTCAATAGACAGTAAGATTCAGTTTCTGGCCTATAACGCTGTTAAAAATGCAGTTGAGCAGCACCGTGCAAGTGCTGGTGGCGCAGTCGTTTTGGATACGCAGACTGGGGAGATCTTGGCTTTAGCAAATTACCCAAGCTACAACCCAAACGATCGTAAGAAGTTAACGGGTGAGCAGTTACGTAATCGCATTTTGACCGACACCTTTGAGCCTGGCTCAACCATAAAACCGTTAACCGTAGCAATTGCTTTGGAGAAGGGTGCCATCACACCTAATACCAATATGGCGATTGGTGCTAAGTACTTGGTGGGTCCAAAACCGATTACAGATACCCACCCTTACAGCAACTTAACTATTTCACAAATCATTCAGAAATCTAGCAATATTGGTACGGCCAAAATTGCGATGAATAATTTATCTGCGGAAGAGATGTGGAATTTTTATACATCCGTTGGTTTAGGTCAGGCGCCGAAGATTGGCTTCCCTGGTGCCGTAGCTGGTACGGTCCATCCCTATAAAAAATGGATGCCAACTGATCAGGCGCGGATTTCGTTTGGCTATGGTATTTCAGGCTCTCTCTTTCAGGTTGCTCGCGCATACACCATCTTTGCTCGTGATGGCGAATTGGTCCCACTCACGATTGAACGCAGTCCGCAGTTTAAGCCTGGAACACATATTATTTCTGCTAAAACTGCGATCGAAATGCGCAACATGATGGAGTCAGTAACAGAGCCTGGTGGAACTGCCATTAAAGCGCAAGCTGAAGGTTATCGAGTTGGTGGAAAAACAGGTACAGCGCATAAATTAGTAGGTAAGGGCTATGGCAATAAATACCGCGCTTACTTTGCAGGTCTAGCACCAATAAGTGCCCCTCGCATTGTGGTTGCTGTGATGATTGATGAGCCGACTGCTGGCAGTCATTATGGTGGCGATGTTGCTGCACCAGTCTTTTCCACTATTGTGAGTGAGACCCTGCGTACATTAAATGTATTGCCAGATAGTAATATGAAGCAGATGACACTGCAGGATAAAAATCCTACAGAAATTCAGATTGCTACAGTTAAAACAAATGTAGCGGTTTTAAAAAGATGA